A window from Cryobacterium sp. SO1 encodes these proteins:
- a CDS encoding LysM peptidoglycan-binding domain-containing protein, with the protein MSAYAVKPGSITHAAASHTRISPAQASTPTTHLRLTRRGRAVFTTLAAVPLVLGAIGVALNGGMAAAEGTAGIGAAAFDYVTIEAGQSLWQLAETIAPSQDPRDVIADIVNLNQLASEAVQPGQRLALPADY; encoded by the coding sequence ATGAGCGCATACGCAGTGAAGCCCGGCTCCATCACCCACGCCGCGGCCAGCCACACCCGAATCAGCCCCGCCCAGGCCAGCACGCCCACCACGCACCTGCGACTGACCCGTCGCGGGCGCGCCGTGTTCACCACCCTCGCCGCGGTGCCCCTGGTGCTCGGCGCCATCGGCGTCGCCCTCAACGGCGGCATGGCCGCGGCCGAGGGCACCGCAGGCATCGGCGCGGCCGCTTTCGACTACGTCACCATCGAAGCCGGCCAGTCCCTCTGGCAGCTGGCCGAGACGATTGCCCCGTCGCAGGACCCGCGCGACGTGATCGCCGACATCGTCAACCTCAACCAGCTCGCCTCCGAGGCCGTGCAGCCCGGCCAGCGCCTCGCGCTACCCGCCGACTACTGA